The window ATCGTCaaccaatcaattttgaagactcaactaatcaattttgaagattaCAACATTAACCAATGTTAATttgagtattatattatatttaaagtaATCAATTCTTCtgagtttattaaaaaatattggataaatatttattaataattatccatACTCCATAGATTCCATAcgtaaaaaaatgtgttaattaataaaatcgaaaatagtattataaagttattacCATAAACCATACTCCATAGACTCCATCttgtaatttagttatttttattttattatcttttctcttATGTTTTCCAAATTACCATCCAATTTTaccaaatagtattataaagttatttttgctACAAAATTTTGTCCCACATTATTGTTTCTATGGATATTAccaaatctaaaaatgaaagttatttatataagaGTATAAAACTCATATACCGGATCATTCAgcaatgttttatttaatggagtatagttttaatatacGGATTAactatgtttaaatttatcattgcattggcggttcggaaccgtaaaatcgccggtttggaaccgtccggaaccggcggttcggttcaaaaaatttggaacctgaaccgaaccacggttctaaaattcacggtttcggttcggcaTATTTTTtgcggtttcggttcggaactgtaaccgccggttacgtTTTCGattttaaccgccggttcggtaaaccttgggcagctCTACTCTGACCCCACCAGCCACTAcataatttcaactacttttctcattctctcatactttaccaattatacattaaaactcgtgtcaaccCTAAATGACCAATTTCTATGGGATGGGgggaataataaatagtaaaattgagagaaagtaaaataagaaagagaataatgtatataAGACTCTCCTCTACAATATATTCCTTCTTACTTTACGTTCTCTTTACTCTAactattaattactccattttttaaaaaaaatatgaaaaataaaacgtcTCGCTTAGGCTAGGAAGGagagagtatcattttaagtATCCAAAAACACATCGGGTTCAAGCATTTCTAGTAGAGAAAGTTATGACCACTTCACAAAGAGTACGTATTCCAAAGAATTACGAGTCGAACGTTTATGAGACGACAAAACACACTGGTCAGCCGCTTTATGCATGTCGcaagtaagagaaaatgagaaagtCGAACATTTTATGAGCCAAAAAGACACCCGGTCAAACAAAATGTGTATGTGCTTATGTGCCCTAGCTATTTTAATAGCTAGGCTTGGGCATAACTCCCAACATAACTTTTGGCGACTGCTAACTCaatttaaagagaaaaatatagttTGGAATGTCATCTTTGAAGAAGGGGAGAAAAATTGAAGCTTTATCCACCTAAGCCTTGTTCATTATGATATAGGAGTACTTAgctattgatttttttattattcatcaTGAGTGGATAGAGCTTGGGATTACTTCTAGTTTATAGTAGGTAACTTAAAACATGTTTTCCTATACTGAACGACTTAAGTTTTCATGAGTTTTTTAgttcaattcaaatattcttGATGTAATCTATGTTATTTTGCTTTGGAGCATTAATATAACTAGAACTTGCCTAAAATTCAATGTCTCTTTAACTTTGATTTAGCAGCATTGCGTACTTTGGAAACTATAAGAACTAGAAGTGAGAGAGCTTATCGTTCTTGGGGATAGATCGTTGAATCAGGTTAGATGCTAATTGTATGCATAAATCCTAGCTGACATGATCAACTTATCATAGGTGTACCAATCCCCTACAAGTAATCAAATGCATGTGAACATAAGACAACGTGGGATCactaataattttgaaactcAATCATTATATTTGAAACATGATAGTTGCTACCGAAACAAATTAGTAGTCTCTTTACTGCGTTACTTTCGAGTTTTAGTTTCTCAACCTGTTTTGTCTCGTTTCAAGTTTAAAACTTCTTAATCTCTTCCCCGTGGGTTCACTATCTTTTCTGCTACATTGAACACGTCTGCATACTTGAAAAAGTAATACTTTTggtgatttataatttattttatgaatctAATTACACCTAACATACATATATTGAGGGTTTGGAGTCGTTCTCCCTAAACTGTTATTCCCCCGGTTCGGTGGTCCCCattaaaagtctcattttgttatttttgtccAGTACCCATTTGAAgcctcatttcacttttattatgtTTGGCTAGTGGATTcaacatttcactaacttactcaactcatattttattacttataaaattaatatgtaaagtacaacccacattccactaacttttttctattaatttcatttacataattaaataatttcttaaaatttgtgtcggTCATAAATGAGACTTGTAATGGAGATCCgatgaaatttaataatttaaaataaaaggtactactattattataaactaTTTCGTTTAGGTAGAGTATAAGTCAGGTGAATCCGTGTAGATTTATGAGATggggagtaatatatttggTTTTTAATTAACTGCATATATTAATGAGATGAGAGTCAGCACAGCAAGTCCTCGTCCAATGTATCCATAATCCTTCAATCACGCTTCATTTAAAACAGGgattacaaatattttaaataagtgatatgtaaatataatacataaataaaagtgattaaaattattggaGGCGAAGATgaataaaatcaaaccaaatctGTTTGAAGACATTAATAATAAGGTGATGATGGTCGTCGGAATTGAGCAGCAGATAGCAAGCAAGCAATTCTTCTAGATCATTCGACTCTCTGATGTTGTACTGCGAAATCATCTCCACCATCGATTCTCTAAAATCTCGCCGCGGATCCTTCGACGCCTTCAACACCACCATGCTCCGACGCCGCCCGTGAACCGCCAGCCGCGGCGATGAATTCACTCGGAGCTTTATTCCCGACGGCTGCCTCCTCACCGGGCTGGCAGACGGCGCCGCCTTCCTCGTGATGATCGGCGGGAGGCGGCGGCACTGAACGTCGCTTTTGCCGGGCCCACATTTGCCAGGGTCCTCGGCAATGCAACTTTGCACAGCAGCCCCTGCTGTTcctaatacaaaaataaaaaaaatggataaatatataaataaataaaatgaaagccGGGGCTGCAGTGCAAAATTGGACAGCAGAGGATCCCCACCCCTATCCGAATCCGAACTGTATTCTGTCAGTATAGAATCAGGCTCGGATAATGAACTCCTAGAGTTCGTACATTCCGAGGAGTTGTCGGCGGTCGGAACAGAGGTGGAGAATTGGCGGGGTTGTGTTGGCCGGCTTGGCTGGACAAGGGCGAGGCCTCTAGTGAAGTAGTAAGACTTTCGCTGGTTGGAATTGGTGAATTCCGGTGAATGCAGTGATGAGTCTTTGTGTTTGGAGAGGTTTAAGGTTTTGGTGTTGTTGTTCATGTTCTTGAGCTTGTGGAACCAGGCGTTTGGGATCATGTTGGAGAATCTGAATTTGTAATTACCCATTTGTTTACGATCATTAATTTGGGTATTGGAAATGGAATGTTAGGAAAAAAGATGGAAGAAAAGACTATGCATTGCTATGCCtatgagtgtgtgtgtgtgtgagatgatacataaatagaaaaaggataGATGTGGTGTGGGGTCTACACATGAAGACTTATTTGTACTCCTTTCATTCATTGATACAAGGCCAAATCAGATTGGGTATGAGTCTTACGAAATGTAGTAGAGAGTAGGTGATAAAAGTTTAGCAGGAGGCCAAATTTGATTGGGTATGATTCTTGCGAAATGTAGAGAGTGGGTGATAAAAGTTTAGCAGGAGGCGGATCCtattttatatacttcattcgtccatgaaaaatagtctaattttgtcattttatatgTTCTT is drawn from Salvia hispanica cultivar TCC Black 2014 chromosome 6, UniMelb_Shisp_WGS_1.0, whole genome shotgun sequence and contains these coding sequences:
- the LOC125197525 gene encoding transcription repressor OFP1-like translates to MGNYKFRFSNMIPNAWFHKLKNMNNNTKTLNLSKHKDSSLHSPEFTNSNQRKSYYFTRGLALVQPSRPTQPRQFSTSVPTADNSSECTNSRSSLSEPDSILTEYSSDSDRGTAGAAVQSCIAEDPGKCGPGKSDVQCRRLPPIITRKAAPSASPVRRQPSGIKLRVNSSPRLAVHGRRRSMVVLKASKDPRRDFRESMVEMISQYNIRESNDLEELLACYLLLNSDDHHHLIINVFKQIWFDFIHLRLQ